A region from the bacterium genome encodes:
- a CDS encoding glycosyltransferase, producing the protein MISHSRKHIAIFVSYSGQGGVEHVMNLLSREFVAKGVRVDLVLSRAAGAHLGSIPRGVNIVDLRTRHTYSAIFRLAKYLRTTPPDALLAVKHRGILTAVLARFISEYKGMLAGNIHTNVSASLKHSSWLKRTGYISGMRLFYKWTDLVIGVSQGVADDIMKITGLPPQKVITIHNPVVTEELFSKAALPADHPWFKETGVPVILGMGRLTKQKDFHTLIQAFAMVRKGRQGRLMILGDGGDLESLKELAEKLGVAGDVEFPGFQKNPFPYLAGSSLFVLSSRWEGFGMVLVEALALGVPVVSTDCPSGPREILENGRYGFLVPVEDPMALSRAIGNTLDNPIPSDVLETAASRYTTERISEDYLLTLSEGPSRSGYSPGSAD; encoded by the coding sequence ATGATTTCTCACTCCAGGAAGCACATCGCCATTTTTGTCTCGTACTCGGGACAGGGCGGCGTCGAGCATGTCATGAACCTTTTGTCCCGCGAATTTGTCGCAAAAGGTGTCCGGGTCGACCTGGTGCTTTCACGGGCCGCCGGCGCACACCTTGGATCGATACCCCGGGGGGTGAACATCGTCGACCTGAGAACCCGCCACACCTATTCAGCGATTTTTCGCCTCGCAAAGTACCTCAGGACAACCCCCCCCGATGCCCTCCTGGCTGTAAAACACCGGGGTATCCTCACGGCCGTCCTCGCCCGTTTCATCTCGGAGTACAAAGGCATGTTGGCCGGCAATATCCATACCAACGTTTCTGCCAGCCTGAAGCACAGCAGCTGGCTGAAAAGAACAGGCTACATTTCGGGAATGCGCCTGTTCTACAAATGGACAGACCTGGTCATCGGGGTTTCCCAGGGCGTGGCTGACGACATCATGAAGATCACCGGGCTTCCTCCACAAAAGGTCATCACCATCCACAACCCTGTCGTAACGGAAGAACTGTTTTCAAAGGCCGCCCTTCCGGCGGACCACCCATGGTTCAAGGAGACCGGGGTGCCCGTTATCCTCGGGATGGGAAGGCTGACAAAACAGAAGGATTTCCATACCCTGATCCAGGCTTTCGCCATGGTCAGGAAAGGTCGCCAAGGTCGACTCATGATCCTGGGAGATGGTGGTGACCTTGAAAGTTTGAAGGAGTTGGCAGAGAAGCTGGGAGTCGCCGGGGATGTTGAGTTCCCTGGATTTCAGAAAAACCCGTTCCCCTATCTCGCCGGGTCATCCCTTTTCGTCCTTTCATCCAGGTGGGAAGGGTTCGGCATGGTCCTGGTGGAGGCCCTCGCCCTGGGCGTGCCGGTCGTGTCCACCGACTGTCCCAGCGGACCGAGAGAGATCCTCGAGAACGGGCGGTATGGGTTCCTCGTTCCTGTGGAAGATCCAATGGCCCTTTCAAGGGCCATTGGAAATACCCTCGACAATCCCATTCCATCCGATGTTCTTGAAACGGCAGCCTCCAGGTACACAACGGAACGGATAAGTGAGGACTATTTACTTACCCTTTCGGAGGGACCTTCCCGCAGCGGGTATTCCCCGGGGTCCGCAGACTGA
- a CDS encoding 3-deoxy-D-manno-octulosonic acid transferase: protein MGLRTVLYNLLLFAFLILGLPWIVYQFLFVGKRRRGFAQRMGRAPEPDGPVIWCHAVSVGEVLAIEPMLSLLQEDERTAGRIVLSTVTPTGQETAKRECGFVQRIFFFPLDLPFAVSRALDKVRPEIFVTAETEIWPNFFSACSRRDVPVVLVNGRISDTSFPRYLKFRWFFRPFLRGVSLFLMQSEEDARRVLELGARPETVAVTGNTKYDRVPQPVPLPEEVTRWASSGFLFVAGSTHEGEEEAILEAVRSLKGRRIRTAIVPRHPERFDTVASLLDRKRVSWERFSGTGDGGTPDADFLLVDAMGVLDGFYALADAAFVGGSLVPVGGHNLLEPAMHGVPVLTGPHLHNFREIAQTLVDSGGCRVVDDQTALGLELENLLSDGVYREKMGKQARIGSESTKGASRRNLDAILAILLPGTQSADPGEYPLREGPSERVSK from the coding sequence ATGGGCCTGAGGACCGTCCTGTACAATCTGCTCCTGTTCGCCTTTCTCATCCTGGGCCTGCCCTGGATCGTTTACCAGTTCCTTTTTGTTGGAAAACGCCGGCGCGGATTCGCCCAGCGCATGGGCCGGGCGCCTGAACCGGATGGGCCGGTGATCTGGTGCCACGCCGTCTCCGTAGGGGAGGTGCTCGCCATCGAGCCCATGCTCTCCCTCCTCCAGGAGGACGAACGGACTGCGGGGCGGATCGTCCTTTCCACCGTCACGCCCACCGGCCAGGAGACGGCGAAGCGGGAGTGCGGGTTTGTTCAGCGGATCTTCTTCTTTCCACTCGATCTTCCCTTTGCTGTAAGCAGGGCACTGGACAAGGTCAGGCCGGAGATCTTCGTCACTGCCGAGACCGAGATCTGGCCTAATTTCTTCAGTGCCTGTTCCCGGAGAGATGTCCCGGTGGTCCTGGTCAACGGGCGCATCTCGGATACCTCTTTTCCCCGGTACCTGAAATTCCGATGGTTTTTCAGGCCCTTTCTGCGGGGTGTATCCCTGTTCCTCATGCAGAGTGAGGAGGACGCCCGCAGGGTCCTGGAACTGGGCGCAAGGCCGGAAACGGTGGCTGTCACCGGGAACACGAAGTACGACCGGGTGCCTCAGCCAGTACCCCTCCCGGAAGAGGTGACTCGATGGGCCTCATCCGGGTTCCTCTTTGTTGCGGGCAGCACCCACGAGGGCGAGGAAGAGGCGATCCTGGAAGCTGTCAGATCCCTGAAGGGCCGCCGGATCCGGACAGCCATCGTTCCGCGCCACCCTGAAAGGTTCGACACGGTCGCTTCTCTTCTGGACCGGAAAAGAGTTTCGTGGGAGCGCTTCTCCGGGACAGGGGACGGCGGCACACCCGATGCAGACTTCCTCCTCGTGGACGCAATGGGGGTTCTCGACGGATTTTACGCCCTGGCGGACGCCGCCTTTGTCGGCGGCAGCCTGGTCCCGGTCGGCGGGCACAACCTGCTGGAACCGGCCATGCACGGAGTCCCGGTGCTCACCGGTCCGCATCTCCACAATTTCCGCGAGATCGCGCAGACCCTCGTGGATTCGGGCGGATGCCGTGTCGTGGATGACCAGACAGCCCTCGGCCTGGAGCTGGAGAACCTGTTATCGGACGGGGTGTACAGGGAAAAGATGGGAAAACAGGCGCGGATCGGATCTGAAAGTACGAAAGGAGCTTCCCGCAGGAACCTTGACGCGATCCTTGCCATCCTCCTTCCCGGCACTCAGTCTGCGGACCCCGGGGAATACCCGCTGCGGGAAGGTCCCTCCGAAAGGGTAAGTAAATAG
- a CDS encoding DUF3108 domain-containing protein yields the protein MRVILILMSLILLLGASSLLPAEGVTAFGPGERLEYVLKWAGIPAGDSVMEIVEGDVVDGAVLYRVISTAESRSLVDVVYKVRNRYETHIHPADGLTRKYDFNMREGGKRRKRTLIFDQNALTVTRIITNKDEVQSQVYEIPVGTQDNLSSLYALRNMDLVVGEPVNLRVFEGKKNWELEVDILAEEEVKVRAGTFRTWKIHPKLKYEGLFRRTGDLIIWVTRDQYRIPILMKSKVRVGSIDAELKSYVLADGVSVSPAQVLSEQE from the coding sequence GTGAGAGTCATCCTTATACTCATGTCATTGATCCTGCTACTGGGAGCGTCGTCGCTGCTCCCGGCGGAAGGGGTGACGGCCTTCGGGCCGGGTGAGCGGCTCGAATACGTCCTGAAATGGGCCGGTATTCCTGCCGGGGATTCGGTCATGGAGATCGTGGAAGGGGATGTGGTGGATGGAGCCGTCCTGTACCGGGTCATCTCGACCGCCGAATCGAGGAGCCTGGTGGATGTGGTCTACAAGGTCCGGAACCGTTACGAGACCCATATCCACCCCGCCGATGGCCTGACGCGCAAATACGATTTCAACATGCGGGAAGGTGGAAAGAGGAGGAAACGGACTCTCATTTTCGACCAGAACGCCCTGACGGTGACACGGATCATCACAAACAAGGACGAAGTCCAGAGCCAGGTTTACGAGATCCCCGTGGGGACTCAGGACAACCTTTCCTCTCTTTACGCGCTGCGCAACATGGATCTGGTGGTGGGGGAACCTGTGAACCTCAGGGTTTTCGAGGGAAAGAAAAACTGGGAACTCGAGGTGGATATCCTGGCCGAGGAAGAGGTCAAGGTCAGGGCCGGCACCTTCCGCACATGGAAGATCCACCCGAAACTCAAGTACGAGGGGCTGTTCCGGAGAACGGGAGACCTCATCATCTGGGTGACACGGGATCAATACCGGATCCCGATCCTCATGAAAAGCAAGGTCCGCGTCGGCAGTATCGACGCGGAGCTAAAAAGCTACGTACTGGCTGATGGGGTATCCGTCTCCCCGGCCCAGGTGCTCTCCGAGCAGGAATAG
- a CDS encoding HAD family hydrolase produces MSPQPVQTTEARRPAVFLDRDGTIIDETGYLGDPGGVHFYPGAVEAMKRLQEAGYLLVVLTNQSGIARGYFDEGTAVAVNLAMMKMLSEHSLRIDAVYYCPHHPDDGCQCRKPQNLMARRAAGDLGVDTGRSWMIGDTARDVFMGDQSGLHTVLVETGKDVEGNLPVGTVRVRDLAAAVMHILKEEGK; encoded by the coding sequence ATGAGTCCCCAACCAGTGCAAACAACAGAAGCTCGGCGCCCGGCTGTCTTCCTCGACCGGGACGGGACCATCATCGACGAGACCGGCTACCTGGGCGATCCGGGGGGGGTCCATTTTTATCCCGGGGCTGTCGAAGCGATGAAAAGGCTTCAGGAGGCGGGGTATCTCCTCGTGGTCCTGACCAACCAGTCCGGCATCGCCAGGGGCTACTTCGACGAGGGGACCGCTGTTGCCGTCAACCTGGCCATGATGAAGATGCTGTCTGAGCACAGTTTGCGGATCGATGCTGTCTACTACTGCCCCCACCACCCTGACGACGGGTGCCAGTGCAGGAAGCCGCAGAACCTGATGGCCCGGCGTGCGGCGGGAGACCTTGGCGTGGACACCGGGCGCTCCTGGATGATCGGTGACACGGCCAGGGATGTGTTCATGGGTGATCAAAGCGGGCTGCACACGGTACTGGTGGAGACGGGTAAGGATGTCGAAGGCAACCTCCCCGTGGGGACGGTCCGGGTCCGGGACCTTGCGGCCGCCGTGATGCACATCCTGAAGGAGGAAGGAAAGTGA
- a CDS encoding lysophospholipid acyltransferase family protein: MRYQLEKTLLALTSALFCALPEKGALGLGRWLGMLIYHVIGSRRRLALENVRLAYGDELKAPERREIVRRSYGHLGLNIAEFFRLPTLPPRELLDRVTVEGEEKLRAALDQGRGVLLLSAHLGNWDYLSAAIAMKGYPLALITKVSRSDALNRIWMGYREKSGVRMLMGRGTMKESLKQLKKGGVVGFVLDQNARRKEGVFVPFFGRQACTLSSLAIIARRTGAPVVPVHIFRADGRHTVVFDEPIVTESHDNQEVDILERTAAYTRWTEKAIRRHPDQWTWLHDRWRTRPRP, from the coding sequence ATGAGATATCAGCTTGAAAAAACGCTGCTGGCGTTGACCTCGGCCCTCTTTTGTGCCCTTCCCGAAAAGGGGGCCCTGGGCCTTGGGCGATGGCTGGGGATGCTCATCTACCATGTTATCGGTTCGAGAAGACGGCTCGCCCTTGAAAATGTCCGCCTGGCTTACGGCGACGAGCTCAAAGCCCCGGAAAGACGGGAGATCGTACGGCGCTCCTATGGGCACCTGGGCCTGAACATCGCCGAGTTCTTCCGGCTGCCGACCCTCCCTCCCCGGGAACTCCTGGACCGGGTCACCGTGGAGGGCGAGGAGAAACTCCGGGCTGCCCTCGACCAGGGGAGGGGAGTGCTTCTGCTTTCGGCCCACCTCGGCAACTGGGATTATCTCAGCGCGGCCATAGCCATGAAGGGCTACCCCCTTGCCCTTATCACCAAGGTCAGCCGCAGCGATGCCCTTAACAGGATCTGGATGGGTTACCGTGAAAAGTCAGGGGTCAGGATGCTCATGGGCAGGGGAACCATGAAGGAGAGCCTGAAACAGCTGAAAAAAGGAGGGGTTGTCGGGTTCGTCCTCGACCAGAACGCCCGCAGGAAGGAAGGTGTTTTCGTTCCTTTTTTCGGCAGGCAGGCCTGTACCCTTTCCAGCCTGGCCATTATCGCGCGCCGGACCGGGGCGCCGGTCGTGCCGGTGCACATCTTCAGGGCGGACGGGAGACACACGGTGGTGTTCGATGAACCCATCGTGACAGAGAGCCACGATAACCAGGAGGTCGATATCCTGGAAAGGACGGCAGCCTATACCCGGTGGACGGAAAAGGCCATCAGGCGCCATCCGGACCAGTGGACCTGGCTCCACGACAGGTGGAGGACGAGACCGCGGCCCTGA
- the lpxK gene encoding tetraacyldisaccharide 4'-kinase translates to MLIPISLLYGVLASIHRALYGAGILRRRKLPRPVVSVGNLTAGGGGKTPFVLWLAGALRDRGVRPAILSRGYGRKGSGPSLVDLRQPWQLVGDEPFLMAARLGEVTVAVAADRYEAGLAVLRHHDVDLFILDDGFQHRRLERDLDILVVDNIMRFGNGMLLPAGTLREPLFRLADADIVVVTRASNPDGDFTRMLRGYTAAPVAWTDYHSTGLLSLDGDSDKHDDPGSAGPFLAFCGIASPEGFRRSLEKSGLDVLDMMVFPDHHPYTDRDIDRVIERAGEMGAAALVTTEKDAVRLPPVGKRSMPCFALAVETKVHGGGDTLLEPVLALVGSTSGKPLS, encoded by the coding sequence TTGCTCATTCCGATTTCTCTCCTGTACGGGGTGCTCGCATCGATCCACCGTGCCCTGTACGGTGCAGGCATCCTCAGGAGGAGGAAGCTGCCGCGTCCTGTTGTAAGTGTCGGGAATCTGACGGCAGGTGGTGGAGGGAAAACTCCCTTCGTACTCTGGCTTGCAGGCGCACTCAGGGACAGGGGTGTACGGCCGGCTATCCTGTCCCGTGGTTATGGCCGTAAAGGATCGGGACCTTCCCTCGTCGACCTCCGACAGCCCTGGCAGCTGGTTGGGGACGAACCGTTCCTGATGGCTGCCAGGCTGGGCGAGGTCACCGTTGCGGTCGCGGCTGACCGGTATGAGGCGGGTCTCGCGGTTCTTCGGCATCACGACGTGGACCTTTTCATCCTGGATGACGGTTTTCAGCACAGGCGGCTTGAAAGGGATCTCGATATCCTGGTCGTGGATAATATCATGCGCTTTGGAAACGGTATGCTCCTGCCGGCCGGCACCCTGAGGGAACCCCTTTTCCGACTGGCCGATGCCGATATTGTCGTGGTGACAAGGGCATCGAACCCGGATGGCGATTTCACCAGAATGTTGCGCGGGTATACAGCAGCGCCTGTGGCATGGACCGATTATCATTCCACCGGGCTTTTATCCCTGGATGGAGACAGTGATAAACACGATGATCCTGGGTCAGCAGGCCCTTTTCTTGCCTTTTGCGGGATCGCCAGTCCCGAAGGGTTCAGACGCAGTCTCGAAAAGTCCGGGCTCGATGTCCTCGACATGATGGTCTTCCCCGATCACCATCCATACACCGATAGGGACATCGATCGCGTTATCGAAAGAGCCGGAGAGATGGGAGCCGCGGCCCTTGTAACTACCGAAAAGGATGCGGTGAGGCTGCCGCCGGTCGGGAAAAGGTCAATGCCATGTTTCGCCCTGGCCGTGGAGACCAAGGTCCACGGCGGCGGGGATACTCTCCTCGAGCCGGTGCTCGCCCTCGTGGGCAGTACATCCGGAAAGCCCCTTTCATGA
- a CDS encoding Trm112 family protein, whose amino-acid sequence MPIDQELLDILACPRCKGAVQPENGGSSLVCHSCKLRYRVEDDIPVMLIDEAEEI is encoded by the coding sequence ATGCCCATCGATCAGGAACTTCTGGACATCCTGGCCTGTCCCAGGTGCAAGGGGGCCGTGCAGCCGGAAAACGGCGGGAGTTCCCTTGTCTGTCACAGCTGCAAGTTGAGATACAGGGTTGAAGACGACATCCCTGTCATGCTCATCGACGAGGCGGAAGAGATCTGA
- a CDS encoding lysophospholipid acyltransferase family protein — protein MNSSAGPKKSSWFTATFIPPLVRGIIRTVTATMRVRSEGLEHLDCLEGTGQRVILAFFHGRQFLLTGFLVGRKLSVLSSLSRDGELQASVMSRLGYAVVRGSASRGGARGLIGLKRKMDEGFHATFAVDGPKGPIHEVKPGAVYLAKKMGCPIIPMTSSARPAHIFSGAWDLYLLPWPFSRGVVLFGPPIALDGDTSDAAMARDSAMVKKTLLDLQERADEMVGRKIS, from the coding sequence ATGAACTCGTCGGCAGGCCCTAAAAAAAGTTCCTGGTTCACGGCAACCTTCATACCGCCCCTTGTGAGGGGGATCATCCGTACGGTGACGGCCACCATGAGGGTGCGCAGCGAGGGTCTGGAGCATCTCGATTGTCTGGAAGGGACCGGCCAGAGGGTGATCCTGGCGTTTTTTCATGGTCGTCAGTTTCTCCTCACCGGTTTTCTGGTGGGCCGTAAACTGTCCGTCCTGTCCAGCCTGAGCCGGGACGGGGAGCTCCAGGCAAGTGTCATGTCGAGGCTCGGGTATGCGGTTGTCAGGGGATCGGCTTCGAGGGGCGGCGCGCGTGGACTCATCGGCCTGAAAAGGAAGATGGATGAGGGGTTCCACGCCACCTTCGCCGTGGACGGCCCCAAGGGACCGATCCACGAGGTGAAGCCCGGCGCGGTGTACCTGGCGAAAAAAATGGGGTGCCCCATCATCCCGATGACCTCTTCGGCCAGGCCGGCCCATATCTTTTCCGGAGCATGGGACCTTTACCTCCTGCCCTGGCCGTTCAGCAGGGGTGTGGTCCTTTTCGGGCCCCCCATAGCCCTGGACGGGGACACCAGCGACGCCGCCATGGCCAGGGATAGTGCCATGGTCAAAAAAACACTGCTCGACCTCCAGGAGAGGGCGGACGAGATGGTGGGAAGGAAGATAAGTTAA
- a CDS encoding DUF374 domain-containing protein produces the protein METRNQKTRWFREFRKRQAYNVLPVFPPLVRSLIRALGFTLRGRFSGEGPVMKMVQDGQPFVLAFFHGRQLLLVHELRGWPVVVMTGISYMGEIQSRVLAGFGVTTVMGSSKGGGARVLAGMIKLVRKGMVGAFAVDGPRGPYGVVKPGAVYISKKLGIPLVPVTTSASPSALFTSVWDRYLLPMPFSRTLVKFGEIMVLDQDLSDEAIQRDCRLVEKVLEKLTRGADELVGRP, from the coding sequence ATGGAGACCAGGAACCAGAAAACCAGGTGGTTTAGGGAGTTCCGCAAGCGTCAGGCGTACAACGTTCTGCCGGTTTTCCCACCCCTGGTACGGTCCCTGATCAGGGCGCTGGGTTTTACGCTGAGGGGGAGGTTTTCGGGCGAGGGCCCGGTGATGAAAATGGTGCAGGACGGGCAGCCCTTCGTCCTGGCGTTCTTCCACGGAAGGCAGCTCCTCCTCGTCCACGAACTCAGGGGGTGGCCGGTGGTCGTCATGACCGGTATCAGCTATATGGGCGAGATCCAGTCCCGCGTGCTGGCCGGTTTCGGGGTCACGACCGTTATGGGCTCCAGCAAGGGGGGCGGCGCCCGCGTTCTGGCCGGAATGATCAAGCTTGTCCGCAAGGGGATGGTGGGAGCCTTTGCCGTGGATGGGCCCAGGGGCCCTTATGGGGTTGTCAAGCCCGGAGCCGTGTACATATCCAAGAAGCTCGGTATCCCCCTCGTCCCGGTCACGACATCGGCATCCCCGTCAGCCCTGTTCACATCCGTCTGGGACCGTTACCTTCTCCCCATGCCCTTTTCCAGGACGCTGGTCAAATTCGGTGAGATCATGGTGCTGGACCAGGATCTGAGTGATGAAGCCATACAGAGAGACTGCCGGCTTGTAGAGAAGGTCCTGGAAAAGCTGACGAGGGGGGCCGATGAACTCGTCGGCAGGCCCTAA
- the msbA gene encoding lipid A export permease/ATP-binding protein MsbA: MKQSIRVYKRLLRYVRPYMDKLVISGIAMVGVAGMTAMAALLIKNVLDDVFIAGDREMLLLVPAAIIVIYLFKGFFRYVRTYLMSWTGLKIVQDIRNELYEHLHRLSMSFFTETPTGVLMSRVTYDVSMMQNAITEALVGAVRDVFTIVGLTAVVFYRNTELGFLAIIGLPLSFYPLTRFGRSMKKASRKSQERMGDLSKLMQERISGAGLIKAFGTEEKELARFKGENERLVKTFIKIQRVKALSNPVMEFIGAASVALIIWIGGMTVMNGRMTVGEFFSFLAALMMLYEPVKHITSVNNIIQQGLAASERVFAILDISPEIADAPDAVELPYSSGRIRFEGVSFRYGEEWVLKNIELDVEPGTKLAIVGTSGGGKTTLVNLIPRFYDATEGSVLVDDHDVRHVTQKSLRRQISIVSQEVVLFNDTIRNNICYGMEGVSEEDLQRALDAAYVHDFVAALPGGIDTVIGERGSRLSGGQRQRLSIARAILKNSPILILDEATSSLDTESEHLVQKALENLVEGRTTLVIAHRISTVTDADLIIVVSDGRIVESGRHDQLLAAEGEYSRLYSLLIEEDGAHGDQEPENQVV, translated from the coding sequence ATGAAACAGTCCATAAGGGTTTACAAGCGCCTGCTGCGGTATGTCCGCCCCTACATGGATAAACTCGTCATCTCGGGGATCGCCATGGTGGGGGTGGCCGGCATGACGGCCATGGCGGCGCTCCTTATCAAGAACGTCCTGGATGACGTTTTTATCGCCGGCGACAGGGAGATGCTGCTGCTGGTGCCCGCCGCCATCATCGTCATCTACCTTTTCAAAGGTTTTTTCCGCTACGTCCGCACCTACCTCATGAGCTGGACAGGGCTTAAGATCGTCCAGGATATACGGAACGAGCTCTACGAGCACCTGCACCGTCTTTCCATGTCCTTTTTCACCGAGACCCCGACGGGGGTGCTCATGTCCAGGGTCACCTACGATGTGTCCATGATGCAGAATGCCATCACCGAGGCGCTGGTGGGAGCGGTCCGCGACGTCTTTACCATCGTGGGCCTGACGGCGGTCGTTTTTTACCGCAATACGGAGCTGGGTTTTTTAGCCATTATCGGACTGCCCCTTTCCTTTTACCCCCTGACCAGGTTCGGAAGAAGCATGAAGAAAGCCAGCCGGAAAAGCCAGGAGCGCATGGGTGATCTGAGCAAGCTCATGCAGGAGCGCATCTCGGGAGCGGGGCTGATCAAGGCGTTCGGGACGGAGGAAAAGGAACTCGCGAGGTTCAAGGGAGAGAACGAGCGGCTGGTCAAGACCTTTATCAAGATACAGAGGGTCAAGGCCCTGTCCAACCCTGTCATGGAGTTCATCGGCGCCGCGTCCGTGGCCCTTATCATCTGGATCGGCGGCATGACCGTGATGAATGGCCGGATGACGGTGGGAGAGTTCTTCTCCTTCCTCGCTGCCCTCATGATGCTTTACGAGCCGGTCAAGCACATTACTTCGGTGAACAACATCATTCAGCAGGGCCTTGCAGCCTCCGAGCGTGTTTTCGCGATCCTGGATATCTCTCCGGAGATCGCCGACGCACCCGATGCCGTGGAGCTGCCTTACAGCTCAGGCCGTATCCGGTTCGAGGGTGTGAGCTTCAGGTACGGGGAAGAGTGGGTCCTGAAAAATATTGAACTGGATGTTGAACCAGGCACCAAACTGGCCATTGTCGGCACAAGCGGAGGAGGCAAGACCACCCTGGTCAACCTCATCCCCCGTTTTTACGATGCCACCGAGGGATCTGTCCTCGTCGATGATCACGATGTCCGCCATGTCACCCAGAAGAGCCTTCGCCGGCAGATCTCCATCGTTTCCCAGGAAGTTGTGCTCTTCAACGACACCATACGGAACAACATCTGCTACGGGATGGAGGGCGTTTCCGAGGAGGACCTTCAAAGGGCCCTGGATGCAGCTTACGTCCACGATTTCGTGGCAGCGCTCCCAGGGGGGATCGATACCGTCATCGGTGAGCGCGGAAGCCGGCTTTCCGGCGGCCAGCGGCAGAGGCTGTCCATCGCGCGGGCTATCCTCAAAAACTCACCGATCCTTATCCTCGATGAGGCGACAAGTTCCCTGGACACAGAGTCAGAGCACCTTGTCCAGAAAGCTCTTGAGAACCTCGTCGAGGGGAGGACGACCCTCGTCATCGCCCACCGCATCTCTACGGTGACCGACGCTGACCTGATCATCGTTGTTTCGGACGGACGGATCGTGGAATCGGGCCGACACGACCAGCTCCTCGCAGCTGAAGGGGAGTACTCGCGCCTGTATTCACTCTTGATAGAGGAAGATGGGGCCCATGGAGACCAGGAACCAGAAAACCAGGTGGTTTAG